From Armatimonadota bacterium, the proteins below share one genomic window:
- a CDS encoding chloride channel protein — translation MMPDDAPDRIAEQTARVPEASIPRLADETRWYAEHTALIISTVKWAFLGGVAGLSVGVGTRAFLWCLNEGTAQAHRLDGTVFRHYYLLPFALIACVWLIRTFAPDAKGHGTEAVIAAVHHDWGRVRWAVAPIKLLATVLTLAFGGSVGKEGPCAQIGASITSLFADILKLSDVDRRRLVICGIGAGFAAVFGTPISGAVFGIEVLYLGQIEYSVLFPCMVAGIVAHLVCGTAPPVPMLHEGLAGLGQIEIVLLSLLSGAVFGVMALLLIETMRFLERSLRRFDSHPYWLAFAGGLVLILVYRFAGDRYSGLGTLTIAMSLAGTAKLFVLAFFVKILVTAVTLETGGSGGIVTPLFFIGAVGGAAIAHTFGLPEGVFAAFGFVALVAAGANTPLAASVMAVEMLPAPVAVYAALSACTAFLIVGHRSVYASQKLGVSKSAGLEVTLGVTIGSVRQRDLHVREGSLTDRVMRATAHWRRRR, via the coding sequence ATGATGCCAGACGATGCTCCGGATCGGATCGCCGAGCAAACGGCACGCGTCCCGGAAGCGTCCATACCCAGGCTCGCGGATGAGACTCGCTGGTACGCGGAACACACAGCCCTCATCATCAGCACGGTGAAGTGGGCGTTTCTGGGCGGCGTCGCCGGATTGAGCGTCGGGGTGGGCACTCGTGCGTTCCTCTGGTGCCTCAATGAGGGAACAGCACAAGCGCACCGGTTGGACGGAACCGTGTTCCGGCACTACTATCTCCTGCCGTTTGCCCTGATCGCATGCGTCTGGCTCATCCGGACGTTCGCTCCAGACGCTAAAGGGCACGGAACCGAAGCGGTCATCGCGGCGGTTCACCACGACTGGGGTCGCGTACGATGGGCCGTCGCCCCCATTAAGCTGCTTGCCACGGTATTGACGCTCGCATTCGGCGGATCGGTCGGGAAAGAGGGGCCATGCGCGCAGATCGGCGCCTCCATCACAAGCCTGTTCGCAGACATCCTGAAACTCAGCGACGTCGATCGGCGCCGCTTAGTCATCTGCGGGATCGGCGCGGGCTTCGCCGCGGTATTCGGCACCCCCATCTCCGGGGCCGTCTTCGGGATAGAAGTGCTCTATCTTGGGCAAATCGAGTATAGTGTGCTCTTCCCCTGCATGGTCGCCGGAATTGTCGCTCATCTCGTGTGCGGCACGGCGCCACCTGTGCCCATGCTGCACGAAGGATTGGCGGGCCTTGGACAGATCGAGATTGTCCTGCTTTCGCTGCTCTCTGGCGCGGTGTTCGGGGTGATGGCGCTTCTCCTCATCGAGACAATGAGATTCCTCGAGCGCTCCCTGCGGCGGTTTGACTCCCACCCATATTGGCTTGCTTTCGCGGGAGGACTGGTCCTCATCCTTGTCTATCGATTCGCTGGCGACCGCTATTCGGGGCTGGGAACGCTGACAATTGCTATGTCGCTCGCCGGGACGGCAAAGCTCTTTGTTCTCGCCTTCTTCGTGAAGATCTTAGTCACTGCCGTCACTTTGGAGACCGGTGGAAGCGGTGGCATTGTCACGCCACTCTTCTTCATCGGCGCCGTGGGGGGCGCTGCGATCGCGCATACCTTCGGCTTGCCCGAAGGGGTTTTCGCGGCCTTTGGATTCGTCGCCCTCGTCGCAGCGGGCGCCAACACTCCGTTGGCCGCGTCTGTGATGGCAGTCGAGATGCTGCCCGCCCCCGTGGCAGTTTACGCTGCGTTGTCTGCCTGCACTGCGTTCCTCATCGTAGGCCATCGCAGTGTGTATGCCAGCCAAAAGCTGGGCGTGTCGAAGTCGGCCGGACTCGAAGTAACGCTGGGTGTCACGATTGGGAGCGTCAGGCAGCGGGACCTTCACGTGCGCGAGGGTAGCCTGACGGACAGAGTGATGCGGGCAACCGCGCACTGGAGACGACGACGCTAG
- a CDS encoding Gfo/Idh/MocA family oxidoreductase — protein MKKIGFIDYYIDEWHANNYPKWIRDSRLGSEFEVALAWEEMTPDGRISIDEWCKREGVAKAASIEQVVRECDALVVLSPDNAERHEDLADLPLRSGKPVYIDKPIAPSLAAAQRLFDKAAAHGTTMMSSSALRFSEPLQTALKSTLAGQKAKYVATEGPGVFHIYAIHQIEMLVMTLGTGATHVLQNGDGAAKQMLIRYADDRRASVTLAPGLDFRVYAAYGEERAITIPTMGDFFPRFIDDMLEFFKTGVSPIDPRETLEIAALIEAGQTALNTPDNWVPVPAAKA, from the coding sequence GTGAAGAAGATCGGATTTATCGATTACTACATCGATGAGTGGCACGCGAACAACTACCCGAAGTGGATTCGGGACAGCCGTCTGGGCAGTGAGTTTGAAGTGGCCCTCGCCTGGGAGGAAATGACGCCGGATGGCCGCATCAGCATCGACGAGTGGTGCAAGCGCGAAGGCGTGGCCAAAGCCGCCAGCATCGAGCAGGTTGTCCGGGAATGTGATGCGTTGGTTGTCCTCTCACCGGATAACGCCGAACGCCACGAGGACCTGGCGGACCTCCCGCTGCGAAGCGGTAAACCTGTCTACATCGACAAGCCGATCGCGCCGTCACTGGCCGCCGCCCAACGCCTGTTCGACAAGGCCGCCGCGCATGGCACGACCATGATGTCGTCGTCCGCGTTGCGCTTCAGCGAGCCACTGCAAACGGCGCTGAAAAGCACGCTGGCCGGCCAGAAGGCCAAATATGTGGCCACCGAAGGCCCCGGGGTGTTCCATATCTACGCGATCCACCAGATCGAAATGCTGGTCATGACGCTGGGTACAGGCGCCACACACGTGCTCCAGAATGGCGACGGCGCCGCGAAGCAGATGCTCATCCGCTATGCCGACGATCGCCGTGCATCCGTGACACTTGCCCCGGGCCTGGATTTCCGCGTTTACGCCGCATACGGCGAAGAGCGGGCGATCACCATCCCGACCATGGGCGACTTCTTCCCGCGCTTCATCGACGATATGCTGGAGTTCTTCAAGACCGGCGTGTCCCCGATCGATCCGCGCGAGACGCTGGAGATCGCCGCTCTCATCGAGGCCGGCCAGACCGCGTTGAACACCCCGGACAACTGGGTGCCGGTGCCTGCTGCCAAGGCCTGA
- the msrB gene encoding peptide-methionine (R)-S-oxide reductase MsrB: MDDAIVKTDKEWRKELTPEQYRVLREAGTEPAFTGEFWNHHADGSYTCAGCGAVLFTSAEKFDSRCGWPSFYDAVDKARIEERADLSHGMKRIEVVCARCKGHLGHVFPDGPAPTGLRYCINSASLGFAPSGEPEE, from the coding sequence ATGGACGATGCGATTGTGAAGACGGACAAAGAGTGGCGGAAGGAACTGACGCCGGAGCAGTACCGTGTGCTCCGCGAAGCGGGTACGGAGCCTGCGTTCACGGGCGAGTTCTGGAACCACCACGCGGACGGCAGCTACACGTGTGCGGGGTGCGGCGCCGTGCTGTTCACGTCCGCCGAGAAGTTCGACTCCCGTTGCGGCTGGCCCAGCTTTTACGATGCGGTGGACAAGGCCCGTATCGAGGAGCGCGCCGATCTGAGCCATGGGATGAAACGGATCGAAGTCGTCTGCGCTCGCTGCAAGGGGCATCTGGGGCACGTCTTCCCGGACGGACCGGCGCCCACGGGCCTGCGTTATTGCATCAACTCCGCTAGCCTGGGGTTCGCACCGTCGGGCGAACCTGAAGAGTAG
- a CDS encoding alpha-amylase family glycosyl hydrolase: MRRQSWLLRLIAIAATALFAPGVRCAPFTESPAADEVFYQFMPIAWRNSGPNGGPANARFGDFNGMTASLDYLQGLGVTSVWMNPIFPSPAYHGYQYGPADRVNPWFGTEAEFLNFVAQAKLHGIKVYIDLVCYGISTNSTFYQSAYNNPSSPYDAWLAFTNAQNTQFTGYSYTTWNGSTVGFIDWDLRNAGARQQVIDWCKKWLDPHGDGTLRDGIAGYRLDHVLVNGDQQPAGLGYTMAGFWTPWKAALKTVNPDVFTFVEQADWGSFGNEFLSVHDAAFTMPFMFAARDAVMHENATELYPSMASTLSALKGAGQGTLLGIINNHDVDRLASALYMTGPENADRTKAAAAVLMLQPFPPVIYMGDELGMTGVKGNYGSDANDIPVREPFKWTAVNAGAPMSNYFVLNSGAYNNRYERDHDGKSVEEQQGVAGSLLETYRSLIALRKNTPALRRGGYTAVSNSDSHIWSFVRRYAPAAGDPQTLLVAINLGGPQWNGAVDMSGFTLPTGGTGVKDVVTGAALAAMTGTNKGAYPVSVGPYGYRVMELNATPPVVPPAVVDGIDIPASVSAAAVTVTQDTPTNFGDNVSELDQLFAKGQSDGLLVGITGNLATDGTALAVFVDTGSGGQNILDTSTLAPPPGGLQALTALKMDAGFSPSQLFFANTNGGTLYLDQVALPASGSGIKTYRGNNVVNGHSGTLSGGSNADGIQAAFDNTNTNGVTGTIASSAATATTGFEIFVPWSALGVSSPMGKTMRIASCILGSDGTVSNQWLPGIEGGTANLGIAPDLTGVPGMQFARFTVGAPYVAADAVHALQVAGGLASATAEDARLDLNGGPGIDLVDAAMVMRKALGL; the protein is encoded by the coding sequence ATGCGACGACAATCCTGGCTGCTCCGGCTCATAGCCATCGCGGCAACTGCGCTCTTCGCACCCGGTGTACGGTGCGCACCGTTCACCGAGAGCCCCGCCGCGGACGAAGTGTTCTACCAATTCATGCCCATCGCGTGGCGCAACTCGGGTCCAAATGGCGGCCCGGCGAACGCACGCTTCGGCGATTTCAACGGCATGACGGCTTCGCTGGACTACCTGCAGGGCCTTGGCGTAACCTCCGTCTGGATGAACCCGATCTTCCCATCCCCCGCGTACCACGGGTATCAGTACGGACCCGCCGACCGGGTGAATCCATGGTTCGGAACCGAAGCCGAGTTCCTGAATTTCGTCGCGCAAGCGAAACTGCACGGCATCAAGGTCTACATAGATCTCGTCTGCTACGGCATTTCCACAAACTCCACGTTTTACCAAAGCGCGTACAACAACCCGTCAAGCCCGTACGATGCGTGGCTGGCGTTCACCAACGCCCAGAACACTCAATTCACGGGATACAGCTACACAACGTGGAACGGCAGCACCGTCGGATTCATCGACTGGGACCTGCGCAACGCGGGCGCGAGGCAACAGGTCATCGATTGGTGCAAGAAATGGCTGGACCCGCACGGCGACGGCACGCTGCGCGACGGCATCGCGGGCTACCGCCTCGACCATGTGCTTGTGAACGGCGACCAGCAGCCTGCCGGGCTTGGCTACACGATGGCCGGCTTCTGGACGCCGTGGAAGGCGGCGCTGAAGACGGTCAACCCCGATGTGTTCACCTTTGTCGAGCAGGCGGATTGGGGATCGTTCGGAAACGAGTTCCTGAGCGTTCACGATGCAGCTTTCACAATGCCGTTCATGTTCGCCGCTCGCGACGCTGTGATGCACGAGAACGCCACCGAATTGTACCCCAGCATGGCGAGCACGCTATCGGCGCTGAAAGGCGCGGGACAGGGAACCCTGCTCGGGATCATAAACAATCACGACGTCGACCGGCTGGCCTCCGCGCTGTATATGACCGGCCCGGAGAATGCCGATCGCACCAAGGCGGCCGCGGCGGTGCTGATGCTCCAGCCGTTCCCGCCCGTCATCTACATGGGTGACGAACTGGGAATGACCGGCGTGAAGGGCAACTACGGCAGCGACGCGAACGACATCCCGGTCCGCGAGCCGTTCAAATGGACGGCGGTGAACGCCGGCGCCCCCATGAGCAACTATTTCGTGCTCAACTCGGGAGCGTACAACAACCGGTACGAACGCGATCACGATGGCAAATCCGTCGAGGAGCAGCAGGGCGTCGCCGGATCGCTGCTGGAGACGTATCGCAGCCTTATCGCCCTGCGCAAGAACACGCCGGCGCTGCGACGCGGCGGCTATACGGCCGTGAGCAACAGTGATTCGCATATCTGGTCGTTCGTGCGGCGCTACGCCCCGGCGGCCGGCGATCCGCAAACGCTGCTCGTGGCGATCAACCTCGGTGGACCCCAATGGAACGGCGCCGTGGATATGTCTGGGTTCACGCTCCCAACCGGCGGGACCGGCGTCAAGGATGTGGTTACGGGAGCGGCGCTGGCGGCGATGACCGGCACAAACAAGGGCGCTTATCCGGTCTCGGTCGGGCCATACGGCTATCGCGTGATGGAACTGAACGCAACACCGCCGGTGGTGCCGCCCGCGGTTGTGGATGGCATCGATATCCCGGCGTCCGTCTCTGCGGCGGCGGTCACGGTAACGCAGGATACCCCGACCAACTTCGGCGACAACGTTTCCGAACTCGACCAGTTGTTCGCCAAGGGTCAGTCCGACGGACTGCTTGTGGGAATAACCGGGAACCTCGCGACCGACGGCACCGCCCTGGCCGTGTTTGTGGACACAGGGTCGGGAGGGCAGAATATTCTGGACACTTCGACGCTGGCGCCGCCGCCGGGCGGATTGCAGGCGCTGACCGCGCTCAAGATGGACGCCGGATTCTCGCCCTCGCAGTTGTTCTTCGCGAACACGAACGGCGGAACGCTTTACCTGGACCAGGTGGCACTTCCGGCATCGGGCTCCGGTATCAAGACCTACCGCGGAAACAACGTGGTGAACGGCCACTCGGGCACGCTGAGCGGTGGCAGCAACGCGGATGGAATTCAGGCCGCTTTCGACAACACGAATACCAACGGGGTCACGGGAACCATTGCATCATCCGCCGCAACGGCAACCACGGGCTTCGAGATATTCGTCCCGTGGAGCGCTCTCGGAGTATCATCCCCGATGGGAAAGACGATGCGCATCGCCTCGTGCATCCTGGGGTCCGACGGGACCGTCAGCAATCAGTGGCTGCCCGGTATCGAAGGCGGCACGGCAAACCTCGGGATTGCGCCGGACCTTACCGGGGTGCCGGGCATGCAGTTTGCCAGGTTTACCGTCGGGGCTCCGTATGTCGCAGCGGATGCGGTTCACGCGCTTCAGGTTGCCGGAGGCCTGGCGTCCGCGACGGCGGAGGACGCGCGTCTGGATCTCAACGGCGGCCCGGGCATTGACCTCGTTGACGCCGCCATGGTTATGCGAAAGGCGTTGGGGCTGTAA
- a CDS encoding metalloregulator ArsR/SmtB family transcription factor: MDNPIRLRASEIFGALSHPTRLRIVELLQDGEKTVGDIAATLGLMQSGTSQHLAILARAGVLSVDQRGSLRFYRLRGPRVGRILALIEEFCSVHSLEGYAEDGITPPPPDRSIAG; encoded by the coding sequence GTGGATAACCCAATTCGGCTTCGTGCCAGTGAAATTTTCGGTGCACTCTCGCATCCAACGCGCCTTCGCATCGTTGAGCTTCTCCAGGACGGCGAAAAGACCGTTGGCGACATCGCGGCGACGCTCGGCCTGATGCAGTCCGGAACGTCACAGCACCTCGCCATTCTGGCCCGCGCCGGCGTGCTCAGCGTTGATCAACGCGGGTCGTTGCGATTCTATCGTCTCCGCGGGCCGCGAGTAGGCCGCATTCTGGCTCTCATCGAGGAATTCTGCAGCGTCCATAGTCTGGAGGGATATGCCGAAGACGGCATCACGCCGCCTCCGCCCGACCGGAGCATAGCGGGATGA
- a CDS encoding cation:proton antiporter, whose translation MALNIESMEILLLVAAVVAMVVRRLRLPYTVALVLTGAALALGPAHFHVALTRQLIFTAFLPPLIFEAALQIEWPSLRREFALLAVLVTAGVAASAAVVAAGLHGLADWPWTSAIVFGVLISATDPVSVIATFKDTGVRGRLRLLVEAESLLNDGTAAVLFAVALAAIAGGAVSAASIGFGFLTTVLGGVLCGGLVAGGLLLLAGQTDDHLVEITLTVVSAYASFLLAEHFHLSGVLATMTAGILMGNVGSVASFTDRGREAVESFWEYVAFAANSLVFLLIGMSLTRENFAAAWLPILIAIPLILAGRALAVYGCCAAFTRSINSVSLRHQHVLFWGGLRGALALALVLSLPDGIPNPSVLKTVTFAVVAFSVIVQGLTITPLLRRIGDLPVPKST comes from the coding sequence GTGGCGCTGAATATCGAGAGCATGGAAATCCTTCTGCTCGTCGCCGCGGTAGTGGCGATGGTTGTTCGCCGCTTGCGCCTCCCCTACACTGTCGCCCTCGTGCTCACGGGCGCGGCCCTGGCGTTGGGTCCCGCCCATTTCCACGTGGCGCTGACGAGACAACTGATTTTCACAGCGTTCCTGCCGCCCCTCATCTTCGAAGCCGCGCTGCAGATCGAATGGCCAAGCCTCCGGCGCGAGTTTGCGTTACTAGCCGTGCTGGTGACAGCCGGCGTGGCGGCATCGGCGGCCGTTGTCGCAGCCGGCCTGCACGGACTCGCTGACTGGCCCTGGACTTCGGCGATCGTTTTCGGCGTGCTCATTTCGGCGACCGATCCCGTATCGGTCATCGCCACATTCAAGGACACCGGCGTGCGCGGCCGTTTGCGCCTGTTGGTAGAGGCAGAGAGCCTGCTGAATGACGGAACAGCGGCCGTGCTCTTCGCCGTGGCCCTCGCAGCGATCGCCGGCGGCGCCGTGAGCGCTGCGTCCATTGGGTTCGGCTTTCTCACAACGGTGCTCGGCGGCGTATTATGCGGCGGCCTGGTTGCCGGCGGCCTTCTATTGCTGGCTGGCCAAACGGACGACCACCTGGTGGAGATTACGCTCACGGTTGTCTCGGCCTACGCTTCGTTCCTGCTGGCCGAGCATTTCCACTTGTCCGGCGTTCTGGCGACGATGACGGCCGGCATCCTGATGGGCAACGTGGGTTCAGTGGCCTCGTTCACGGATCGCGGCCGCGAAGCCGTGGAATCGTTCTGGGAGTACGTGGCCTTCGCGGCGAACTCGCTCGTGTTTCTGCTTATCGGGATGAGCCTCACCCGCGAGAATTTCGCGGCGGCGTGGCTGCCAATCCTGATAGCGATTCCACTCATTCTGGCTGGACGCGCGCTGGCGGTGTATGGCTGCTGCGCGGCGTTCACCCGGTCGATCAACAGCGTCAGCCTGCGTCATCAGCATGTGCTCTTCTGGGGCGGGCTCCGCGGCGCGCTGGCGCTCGCCCTGGTTCTGAGCCTGCCCGATGGAATTCCGAACCCATCCGTCCTGAAGACGGTGACGTTCGCGGTTGTCGCGTTTTCGGTAATCGTGCAGGGCCTGACGATCACCCCGCTTCTTCGCCGTATCGGCGATCTGCCGGTTCCCAAGTCAACCTGA
- a CDS encoding HAD-IA family hydrolase, translated as MQKAIIFDMDGVLVDSEPFIREAATRMLAEHGLTVQPEDFKPFVGAGEDRFVGGPAEKYGLTLDIPAAKARTYAIYDEITRGRLTPLNGAREFIAAAREIGLRLAVASSADRIKIGINLREIDIPPVSFDAIVSGEDVVHKKPSPDIFLAAAARLGILPADCVVVEDAVNGVAAARAAGMRCLALTTSFTPEQLTGADWIAPDLSGVSPGALLIAA; from the coding sequence ATGCAAAAAGCGATCATCTTCGACATGGACGGTGTGCTGGTGGACTCCGAGCCTTTTATCCGGGAGGCCGCGACCCGCATGCTGGCGGAGCACGGGTTGACGGTTCAGCCGGAGGACTTCAAGCCATTTGTAGGCGCGGGCGAGGACCGGTTCGTGGGAGGCCCCGCTGAAAAGTACGGGCTAACGTTGGACATCCCGGCGGCGAAGGCTCGAACGTACGCCATCTACGACGAGATCACCCGTGGCCGCCTGACGCCGCTGAACGGCGCACGGGAGTTCATCGCGGCGGCCCGCGAAATCGGCTTGCGCCTCGCCGTCGCCAGCAGCGCGGACCGCATCAAGATCGGCATCAACCTTCGCGAGATCGACATTCCGCCCGTTTCGTTTGACGCTATCGTCAGCGGCGAGGACGTGGTGCACAAGAAGCCGTCGCCGGACATATTCCTCGCGGCCGCGGCGCGCCTGGGCATCCTCCCGGCCGATTGCGTCGTTGTGGAAGACGCGGTAAACGGAGTGGCGGCGGCGAGGGCGGCCGGCATGCGATGCCTCGCGCTCACCACCAGTTTCACGCCGGAACAACTCACCGGCGCAGACTGGATCGCGCCGGACCTGAGCGGCGTGTCCCCAGGGGCGCTGTTGATCGCCGCCTGA
- a CDS encoding arabinogalactan endo-1,4-beta-galactosidase has product MSELPKLILAVCLIALCIQARGADCPFPFVRGVDASFLRQIEDHGGAYYDGGLKRDALAIFRNHGVNLLRLRVWNNPADGYSGKADVLGLASRGHALGMRLLIDFHYSDTWADPAHQTKPAAWATLSDDALRTAVHDFTKDIVSSLAAQGTPPDFVQVGNEIRAGMLWPTGYVSGGTDPNWPRFASLLKAGVAGVKDGMPAGRSTSIVLHIDSGGNNAWCRDWYDAAVRNAVPFDTIGLSYYPWWHGTPQALAANLGDLAQRYGKPVMVVEAAYPWTLANQDATNNIVGLPSQLSTGYPATPAGQRAFLDAVFSIVRAVPGGKGAGVVYWEPDWISTASFGSAWENLATFDFGGNVLTSIDAFSDPVGDVKQALRVAGGLCPSTPDSAGNLVEATALLRRALGL; this is encoded by the coding sequence ATGAGCGAACTCCCGAAACTGATCCTCGCGGTCTGCCTCATAGCGCTTTGCATCCAGGCTCGGGGCGCGGATTGCCCATTTCCGTTCGTCAGGGGCGTCGATGCCTCGTTCCTCCGGCAGATTGAGGACCACGGGGGCGCCTACTACGACGGCGGGCTCAAGAGGGATGCCCTGGCGATCTTCCGCAACCACGGCGTGAACCTGCTGAGACTGAGGGTGTGGAACAACCCTGCCGACGGTTACAGCGGTAAAGCCGATGTGCTGGGTCTCGCCAGCCGGGGCCACGCGCTGGGGATGCGCCTCCTGATCGATTTCCATTATTCGGACACATGGGCGGATCCGGCGCACCAGACGAAGCCGGCGGCGTGGGCCACCCTGTCCGACGATGCATTGCGCACTGCTGTGCACGACTTTACGAAGGACATCGTATCCAGCCTGGCCGCGCAGGGCACGCCGCCTGATTTCGTGCAAGTGGGCAACGAGATCCGAGCAGGGATGCTCTGGCCAACGGGATATGTCAGCGGCGGCACCGACCCCAACTGGCCGCGCTTTGCCTCGCTGCTCAAAGCAGGCGTGGCGGGCGTGAAGGACGGTATGCCCGCCGGGCGGTCGACGTCCATCGTGCTTCACATCGATTCCGGCGGCAACAATGCCTGGTGCCGCGACTGGTACGACGCGGCTGTCCGGAATGCCGTGCCGTTCGATACGATCGGCCTTTCCTACTACCCCTGGTGGCACGGAACCCCACAGGCGCTGGCCGCGAATCTCGGAGACCTCGCGCAGCGATACGGCAAGCCGGTCATGGTGGTTGAAGCCGCCTATCCCTGGACCCTCGCCAACCAGGACGCCACCAATAACATCGTCGGGCTGCCGAGCCAGCTTTCAACCGGATACCCCGCGACGCCCGCGGGGCAAAGGGCATTCCTCGACGCCGTGTTCAGCATCGTCCGGGCCGTGCCGGGTGGAAAGGGAGCCGGCGTGGTGTATTGGGAGCCCGACTGGATCTCCACCGCTTCATTCGGTTCCGCGTGGGAGAACCTGGCCACCTTCGATTTCGGCGGAAACGTCCTGACGTCGATCGATGCGTTCAGCGACCCGGTCGGAGACGTCAAGCAGGCTCTCCGCGTCGCCGGGGGGCTTTGTCCATCCACGCCGGACTCCGCCGGCAACCTCGTGGAAGCGACCGCCCTCCTGCGCCGCGCACTAGGATTGTGA
- the msrA gene encoding peptide-methionine (S)-S-oxide reductase MsrA, producing the protein MTEIATFAAGCFWGVEAAFRRVKGVLNTTVGYQGGRVPHPTYQDVCSHTTGHAEVVRVEFDPAVVSYDDLLEVFWSNHDPTTLNRQGPDVGDQYRSAIFTHSDEQETAAQASREKLAAEGRFARPIVTKIEPAPEFWPAEEYHQQYLEKKGLASCHI; encoded by the coding sequence ATGACTGAAATCGCGACGTTTGCAGCGGGGTGCTTCTGGGGCGTGGAAGCGGCATTTCGCCGGGTGAAGGGTGTGTTGAACACAACCGTGGGTTACCAGGGTGGCAGAGTGCCACACCCGACGTATCAGGACGTGTGCTCGCATACGACCGGACACGCCGAGGTCGTGCGCGTGGAGTTCGACCCGGCGGTCGTCTCGTATGACGATCTGCTGGAGGTCTTCTGGTCCAATCACGACCCCACGACGTTGAACCGGCAGGGGCCGGACGTTGGTGACCAGTATCGCAGCGCCATCTTCACGCACTCCGATGAGCAGGAAACTGCGGCGCAGGCTTCGCGCGAAAAACTGGCCGCTGAGGGCAGGTTCGCGCGCCCCATTGTCACAAAGATTGAGCCCGCGCCCGAATTCTGGCCGGCGGAGGAATACCACCAGCAGTATCTGGAGAAGAAAGGCCTGGCGAGCTGCCATATCTGA
- a CDS encoding cellulase family glycosylhydrolase, whose amino-acid sequence MVFRAPTIAFISAFMNLYPASATAKAPARAYPTPPALHVKGNLLQTAQGKTIRLTGVNIPSLEWSNEGDGKILESVRVATEEWHSNAIRLPVCQDRWFGKAAGQTDGGKAYRAVVDSLIQAVSRRKAYLLLDLHWSDAGVWGSHLGQHKMPDANSTAFWKDAAARYANHPAVLFDLYNEPRDVDWKVWRDGGHVDEEDKGTKSAYNTPGLQGLLDVVRATGARNVIVAGGLDWAYDLTGVVNGYALTDRRGNGVVYATHIYPWKTQWDQKVGVALAGHPVIVSEVGCEPDPEQEDPATWAPKVLAYIQSHRLNWTAWCFHPDASPRLLADWDYHPTPYWGAPVKEALATGR is encoded by the coding sequence ATGGTTTTTCGCGCGCCCACCATCGCATTCATCAGCGCGTTCATGAATCTCTACCCGGCCAGCGCGACAGCCAAGGCGCCTGCTCGAGCCTACCCTACACCACCGGCGTTGCACGTGAAAGGGAATCTGTTGCAGACGGCGCAGGGAAAGACCATACGCCTTACCGGTGTAAACATCCCTAGCCTCGAATGGTCAAACGAGGGTGATGGCAAAATACTTGAGTCAGTGCGCGTGGCGACTGAGGAGTGGCATTCGAACGCTATCAGGCTGCCTGTGTGCCAGGACCGATGGTTTGGCAAGGCCGCCGGGCAAACGGATGGCGGAAAAGCGTATCGGGCGGTTGTGGACAGCCTGATCCAGGCGGTCTCAAGGCGCAAAGCCTACCTCCTGCTGGACCTCCACTGGTCGGACGCCGGGGTTTGGGGCAGCCATTTGGGTCAGCACAAAATGCCTGACGCGAACAGCACAGCCTTCTGGAAAGACGCTGCGGCGCGTTATGCCAACCATCCGGCCGTTCTCTTCGATCTCTACAACGAACCGCGCGATGTTGACTGGAAGGTGTGGCGCGACGGAGGCCACGTGGACGAAGAGGACAAGGGAACGAAATCGGCGTACAATACTCCCGGCCTCCAGGGCCTTCTGGATGTCGTTCGCGCAACGGGCGCGCGGAACGTCATTGTGGCAGGCGGGCTGGACTGGGCGTACGACCTCACCGGCGTGGTGAACGGCTACGCCCTAACAGACCGACGCGGCAACGGGGTGGTCTACGCGACGCATATCTATCCATGGAAGACGCAGTGGGACCAGAAGGTCGGCGTTGCCCTTGCCGGGCATCCGGTAATCGTCTCGGAAGTGGGCTGCGAGCCTGACCCGGAACAGGAAGATCCCGCCACATGGGCGCCCAAAGTGCTGGCGTATATACAGAGCCACCGTCTCAATTGGACGGCGTGGTGCTTCCATCCCGATGCTTCCCCGCGTCTGCTGGCGGACTGGGATTACCATCCGACGCCTTATTGGGGCGCTCCCGTGAAAGAGGCGCTCGCCACTGGCCGGTGA